A window from Primulina eburnea isolate SZY01 chromosome 2, ASM2296580v1, whole genome shotgun sequence encodes these proteins:
- the LOC140823084 gene encoding ATP synthase small subunit 6, mitochondrial-like isoform X2 — MRKFDPWPVFFKREWNRNWPFLVGFAITGTLITKFSLSLTEEDKKNSKFAQRHMKK; from the exons ATGAGGAAATTCGATCCATGGCCAGTGTTCTTCAAGAGGGAATGGAATCGAAACTGGCCATTTCTGGTGGGTTTCGCCATTACGGGTACCTTAATCACCAAGTTCTCCCTCAGCCTCACGG AGGAGGACAAGAAGAATTCTAAGTTTGCGCAGAGGCACATGAAGAAGTAG
- the LOC140823084 gene encoding ATP synthase small subunit 6, mitochondrial-like isoform X1 produces MRKFDPWPVFFKREWNRNWPFLVGFAITGTLITKFSLSLTEEDKKNSKFAQRHMKK; encoded by the exons ATGAGGAAATTCGATCCATGGCCAGTGTTCTTCAAGAGGGAATGGAATCGAAACTGGCCATTTCTGGTGGGTTTCGCCATTACGGGTACCTTAATCACCAAGTTCTCCCTCAGCCTCACGG AGGAGGACAAGAAGAATTCTAAGTTTGCGCAGAGGCACATGAAGAA